One segment of Rhodothermales bacterium DNA contains the following:
- the floA gene encoding flotillin-like protein FloA (flotillin-like protein involved in membrane lipid rafts): protein MGDPFAAGSVLIIGLVLLGLIIFLYFVPLGLWVTAYFSGVRLKLMRDLVGMRLRKVPPAAIVKPLITAHKAGIYLDPPQLEAHFLAGGHVQKVVNALISADKASIDLTFERATAIDLAGRDVFEAVQVSVNPKVIQTPAVSAVAKDGIQVRAIARVTVRANIERLVGGAGEETIMARVGEGIVSTIGSASSHKEVLENPDSISKVVLAKGLDSGTAFDILSIDIADVDVGENIGAKLQTDQAEADLKVARAKAEERRAAAVAREQEMRASVEEQRANVVAAEAEVPKAMAEAFRSGRLGVMDYYNMKNVEADTSMRRSISGTEERKKDI, encoded by the coding sequence ATGGGAGATCCCTTCGCAGCAGGCAGTGTCCTCATTATCGGATTGGTCCTTCTTGGACTGATCATCTTCCTGTACTTCGTGCCCCTCGGGCTCTGGGTGACGGCCTATTTCTCGGGCGTCCGCCTGAAACTCATGCGGGACCTGGTCGGCATGCGGCTCCGGAAGGTGCCCCCGGCAGCCATCGTGAAGCCCCTGATTACCGCCCACAAAGCCGGTATTTACCTGGATCCTCCCCAGCTTGAAGCCCACTTCCTGGCCGGTGGCCATGTCCAGAAGGTGGTCAATGCGCTGATCTCGGCCGACAAGGCCAGCATCGATCTGACGTTCGAGCGGGCAACGGCCATCGACCTGGCCGGTCGTGACGTATTCGAAGCCGTCCAGGTATCGGTCAACCCGAAGGTCATCCAGACACCTGCCGTTTCGGCCGTCGCCAAGGACGGCATCCAGGTCCGGGCCATAGCCCGCGTGACCGTCCGGGCCAACATCGAGCGCCTGGTTGGCGGTGCCGGAGAGGAGACCATCATGGCCCGCGTCGGGGAAGGCATCGTGTCCACCATCGGCTCGGCGTCCAGCCACAAGGAAGTGCTGGAGAATCCCGATTCCATTTCCAAGGTCGTGTTGGCCAAGGGTCTCGATTCGGGAACGGCGTTCGACATCCTGTCCATCGATATCGCCGACGTGGATGTGGGCGAGAACATCGGTGCCAAGCTGCAGACCGATCAGGCGGAAGCAGACCTCAAGGTGGCCCGTGCGAAAGCGGAAGAACGTCGCGCCGCAGCCGTGGCCCGCGAACAGGAAATGCGTGCGTCGGTCGAGGAGCAGCGGGCCAACGTGGTCGCGGCCGAGGCCGAGGTGCCCAAGGCCATGGCCGAAGCGTTCCGCAGTGGACGCCTGGGCGTCATGGACTATTACAACATGAAGAACGTGGAAGCGGACACCTCCATGCGCCGCTCCATCAGTGGGACCGAAGAACGGAAGAAGGACATTTGA
- the rpmE gene encoding 50S ribosomal protein L31, whose amino-acid sequence MKNDLHPDYHFVDVKLSDGSTIKIKSTMPGDTYVSEIDSTNHPFYTGKKQFIDTAGRVEKFKRRYAKN is encoded by the coding sequence ATGAAAAACGACCTCCATCCGGACTACCACTTCGTCGACGTCAAGCTGTCCGACGGCTCGACCATCAAGATCAAGTCGACCATGCCGGGCGATACGTACGTTTCGGAAATCGATTCGACGAACCATCCGTTCTATACCGGCAAGAAGCAGTTTATTGACACGGCCGGTCGTGTCGAGAAGTTCAAGCGTCGCTACGCCAAGAACTGA
- the apaG gene encoding Co2+/Mg2+ efflux protein ApaG, which produces MIPYISISHDVRVTVRPVYLDGQSDVLTSRFVFGYYVRIENEGFDDVQLLRRHWRITDATGRIEEVEGEGVIGQQPVIAPGAFHEYNSYSVLKTFTGTMEGSYLMERSRGDRFQVAIPRFHLQAASN; this is translated from the coding sequence ATGATTCCCTACATCTCCATATCCCACGATGTACGGGTAACCGTTCGCCCAGTCTATCTGGATGGTCAATCCGATGTGCTGACCTCCCGCTTCGTGTTCGGCTACTACGTCCGCATTGAGAACGAGGGCTTCGACGATGTCCAGTTGCTTCGCCGGCATTGGCGGATAACCGATGCCACGGGACGCATTGAAGAGGTCGAAGGCGAGGGCGTCATCGGTCAACAGCCGGTCATCGCGCCCGGTGCGTTCCACGAGTACAACTCCTACAGTGTCCTGAAAACCTTCACGGGCACGATGGAGGGTTCGTACTTGATGGAACGGAGCCGGGGGGACCGCTTCCAGGTCGCGATCCCCCGGTTCCATCTGCAAGCGGCATCGAACTGA
- a CDS encoding thymidylate synthase, which yields MRPYLDLLAHVREHGVLKEDRTGTGTKSVFGWQMRFNMADGFPLVTTKKVYFKGLAVEMLWLLKGETNIRFLVDNNVHIWDAWADEKGDLGPVYGKQWVSWEGRDGRPINQIARVVESIRTNPDSRRHIVNAWNVSDLDRMALPPCHMFFQFYVAAGRLSCQLYVRSNDLFLGAPFNIAEYALLLHMMAQQCDLEPGELVYTIGDAHIYMNHLDQIDEQLKREPYALPRLRLKRRPPSIFDYTYEDFELVDYRFHPAIKAPVAV from the coding sequence ATGCGACCGTATCTCGATTTGCTTGCCCATGTCCGCGAACACGGTGTCCTGAAAGAGGACCGGACCGGGACCGGCACCAAGTCCGTTTTCGGGTGGCAAATGCGGTTCAACATGGCCGACGGATTCCCGCTCGTGACCACCAAGAAGGTGTACTTCAAGGGCCTCGCCGTGGAGATGCTCTGGCTCCTGAAGGGGGAGACGAACATCCGTTTCCTGGTCGACAACAACGTGCATATCTGGGATGCGTGGGCCGATGAAAAAGGCGACCTCGGTCCGGTCTACGGAAAGCAGTGGGTTTCGTGGGAAGGCCGGGATGGCCGTCCCATCAACCAGATTGCGCGGGTCGTGGAGTCCATACGCACGAATCCGGATTCTCGACGCCACATCGTGAACGCGTGGAACGTGTCGGACCTTGACCGGATGGCCCTGCCCCCGTGCCACATGTTCTTCCAGTTCTACGTTGCCGCCGGACGCCTGTCCTGTCAGTTGTATGTGCGCTCGAACGACCTCTTCCTGGGCGCCCCGTTCAATATTGCAGAATATGCGCTCCTGCTCCACATGATGGCCCAGCAATGCGACCTGGAACCGGGCGAGTTGGTCTATACCATCGGCGACGCCCACATCTACATGAACCACCTGGACCAGATTGACGAGCAGCTGAAGCGCGAGCCGTACGCACTGCCCCGGCTGCGGCTGAAACGCCGACCGCCGAGCATTTTCGATTACACCTACGAGGATTTCGAGCTCGTGGACTACCGGTTTCATCCGGCCATCAAAGCACCGGTGGCCGTCTGA
- a CDS encoding 2-oxoacid:acceptor oxidoreductase subunit alpha, which translates to MADKQLQTLPEATILFAGDSGDGMQLTGSQFTLATAYAMNDLATLPDFPAEIRAPAGTTYGVSGFQLHFGSIDIRTPGDEVDLLVAMNPAALKVNLDRVRIGGTILVNSNAFDQRSLDLAHYAANPLEDGSLDRYRVIQVELTRLTRETLKDSGLNQKEVDRSKNMFALGLALWLYSRPITPAEEWIGKKFAKKPDIRDANLELLRKGFYFGETTELFVTRYEVTPAKLPPGRYRAIMGVHALAMGLVAAANKSGLSIFYGSYPITPASDILHSLSRYKNHGIVTVQAEDEIAAVGMAIGASFGGSLGITGTSGPGVALKAEAIGLAHITELPLVIINVQRGGPSTGLPTKTEQSDLMQAMYGRNGDSSLPIIAASTPGDCFETAYEACRLAVKYMTPVLLLSDGYLANGSEPWLIPSPDDLRDFEVAFATELNATVDGADVYHPYKRNPETLARPWAKPGTPDLEHRIGGLEKADVTGNVSYDPMNHEHMTHIRAAKVERIVQEIPPTELYGDEEGEVLVVGWGSTRGAIEAAVTRVRDEGHRVGAMHLRYLNPLPADLEPIFGRFRRLLVPEMNNGQMVRILRDRFLLPFEPLNKIQGRPFGPSEIQRKIMDMING; encoded by the coding sequence ATGGCCGATAAGCAGCTCCAAACGCTTCCAGAAGCGACAATCCTCTTCGCCGGAGATTCCGGCGATGGCATGCAGCTCACCGGATCGCAATTCACGCTGGCCACAGCGTACGCGATGAACGATCTGGCCACGCTGCCCGACTTCCCCGCTGAAATCCGGGCTCCCGCGGGCACCACGTACGGCGTCTCCGGATTCCAGCTCCACTTTGGCTCGATTGACATCCGGACGCCGGGAGACGAGGTGGATTTGCTCGTCGCCATGAACCCGGCGGCCCTCAAGGTGAACCTGGATCGTGTCCGCATTGGCGGGACCATCCTGGTCAACTCGAACGCCTTCGATCAGCGCAGCCTGGATCTGGCCCATTACGCGGCGAACCCCCTGGAAGACGGGTCGCTGGACCGATACCGCGTCATCCAGGTCGAGTTGACGCGCCTGACACGCGAGACGCTCAAGGACTCCGGTCTGAACCAGAAGGAGGTGGACCGGTCCAAGAACATGTTCGCGCTCGGGCTGGCGCTCTGGTTGTATTCGCGGCCCATTACACCCGCTGAGGAGTGGATAGGCAAGAAATTCGCCAAAAAGCCGGACATCCGGGATGCCAACCTGGAATTGCTCCGGAAAGGATTCTATTTCGGGGAGACGACCGAGTTGTTCGTGACGCGGTACGAAGTCACGCCCGCGAAATTACCTCCCGGGCGATACCGTGCCATCATGGGCGTTCACGCGTTGGCCATGGGTCTCGTGGCTGCGGCGAACAAGAGTGGGCTGTCCATTTTCTACGGTTCCTATCCCATCACGCCCGCGTCGGACATCCTGCATTCGCTCAGCCGGTACAAGAACCATGGCATTGTTACCGTGCAGGCTGAAGACGAAATTGCCGCCGTCGGCATGGCCATCGGTGCCAGCTTCGGGGGAAGCCTGGGAATCACCGGCACGTCCGGTCCCGGTGTTGCACTGAAGGCTGAAGCCATCGGACTCGCGCATATCACGGAATTGCCCCTCGTCATCATCAATGTGCAGCGGGGTGGACCCTCCACCGGCCTGCCGACAAAGACGGAGCAGTCCGACCTCATGCAGGCCATGTACGGGCGTAACGGTGACTCCTCGTTGCCCATTATTGCGGCCAGCACTCCGGGAGACTGTTTTGAAACCGCCTACGAAGCGTGCCGCCTGGCCGTGAAGTACATGACCCCGGTCCTGTTGTTGTCCGACGGTTACCTCGCAAACGGATCGGAACCATGGCTTATTCCTTCCCCGGATGACCTCCGGGATTTCGAGGTCGCGTTTGCCACCGAACTGAATGCGACCGTGGACGGAGCCGACGTGTATCATCCGTACAAGCGGAACCCCGAGACCCTCGCCCGACCGTGGGCCAAGCCGGGTACGCCGGACCTGGAGCATCGGATTGGTGGACTGGAGAAGGCGGATGTGACCGGTAACGTGTCGTACGACCCCATGAACCACGAGCACATGACGCATATCCGGGCGGCCAAAGTGGAACGGATCGTGCAGGAAATCCCGCCGACCGAGCTTTATGGCGATGAGGAGGGTGAGGTGCTGGTTGTTGGCTGGGGCTCCACCCGGGGTGCCATCGAGGCGGCCGTCACGCGGGTCCGCGATGAAGGACATCGGGTGGGTGCCATGCACCTGCGGTATCTGAACCCGCTTCCCGCGGATCTGGAGCCGATTTTCGGCCGGTTCCGCCGGTTGCTCGTACCGGAAATGAACAACGGCCAGATGGTTCGCATTTTGCGCGACCGGTTCCTGTTGCCGTTCGAGCCGCTGAACAAGATCCAGGGCCGGCCCTTCGGCCCGAGTGAGATCCAACGCAAGATCATGGACATGATCAATGGCTGA
- a CDS encoding hemolysin family protein: MILLFIALTLLLSAFFSGSEIAFVAANRLRVEVSARRGGRAGALVSRFLEDPAALLTTTLVGNNLALVIYSSLAAFWLEAPLTQSFSSFMVPDSAGLEVAVLVAQTIIAAMVVLLFGEILPKSFMREFANRAVFVLAVPLRVCYFVLLPLISLARWSAAGLMRLMKTDAESLSQFMRRDFELMIEESKRAGDLDLDEEESTLLSNVFAMGSVRVKESMVPRTDLVAVEERTSIPELQATFVKSGHSKLPVYRENIDNIVGIVFAYDLFDKPQHVPDILRSVNFVPETKMSKDLLREFLATGTSIAIVIDEYGGTAGLVTTEDLLEELFGDIQDEFDHEDHVLRVVDDRTVIASGRVDIDELRERTPIQLSDDGDYETIAGFILARLGTIPARRDEFELDGYRFQVLAASTNRVDMVRITRASELVQDEKKNGR, encoded by the coding sequence ATGATCCTCCTGTTCATTGCCCTGACCCTGCTGCTCAGCGCGTTCTTTTCCGGATCGGAAATTGCGTTCGTGGCCGCGAACCGGCTCCGGGTAGAAGTTTCGGCTCGGAGAGGGGGACGGGCGGGTGCCCTGGTTTCGAGATTCCTGGAAGATCCGGCCGCCCTGTTGACCACGACCCTGGTGGGCAACAACCTGGCACTGGTCATCTACTCTTCGCTGGCGGCTTTCTGGCTGGAAGCTCCGCTGACGCAGTCGTTCTCGTCGTTCATGGTGCCCGATTCCGCGGGGTTGGAAGTGGCTGTCCTGGTCGCGCAGACCATTATTGCGGCGATGGTCGTCCTGCTGTTCGGGGAAATCCTTCCGAAGTCGTTCATGCGGGAATTCGCGAACCGGGCTGTTTTCGTGTTGGCCGTTCCGCTTCGCGTCTGTTATTTCGTGTTGCTCCCGCTGATCTCCCTCGCGCGATGGTCTGCGGCAGGGCTCATGCGGCTCATGAAAACCGACGCCGAATCCTTGTCGCAATTCATGCGGCGGGATTTCGAACTCATGATCGAGGAGAGCAAGCGGGCAGGGGATCTCGACCTGGATGAGGAAGAGAGCACCTTGCTTTCCAACGTGTTTGCCATGGGATCGGTGCGCGTCAAGGAATCCATGGTTCCGCGAACGGATCTGGTGGCGGTGGAAGAGAGAACCTCCATTCCGGAGCTGCAAGCCACATTTGTCAAGTCCGGGCACTCCAAGCTGCCCGTCTACCGGGAGAACATTGACAACATCGTGGGTATTGTGTTCGCGTATGACCTGTTCGACAAGCCACAGCACGTGCCGGACATCCTGCGCTCCGTGAACTTCGTTCCTGAAACCAAGATGTCGAAGGACCTGCTCCGGGAATTCCTGGCTACCGGGACGTCGATTGCCATCGTCATCGATGAGTATGGCGGGACGGCAGGTCTGGTTACCACCGAAGATTTGCTTGAGGAGTTGTTCGGCGATATCCAGGACGAGTTCGACCACGAGGACCATGTGTTGCGCGTGGTGGACGACAGGACGGTCATTGCCAGCGGCCGGGTGGATATCGACGAACTTCGCGAGCGGACGCCCATTCAGCTCTCCGATGACGGAGACTACGAGACCATAGCCGGGTTCATCCTGGCGAGGCTGGGCACCATACCCGCCCGTCGCGACGAATTCGAGTTGGACGGCTACCGGTTCCAGGTGCTGGCCGCGTCCACCAACCGCGTCGACATGGTGCGGATTACGCGGGCCAGCGAACTCGTACAGGACGAGAAGAAGAACGGCCGCTGA
- a CDS encoding enoyl-CoA hydratase-related protein, with protein MTLETLLVDIDAHGIATVTINRPDKLNALNAQVLDDLDAWFTAAEADPDVRGVLITGAGEKSFVAGADIKQFKQLNATSGHAFALRGQAVFSRIEQFPKPVMAVVNGFALGGGSELSLACHLRVASEKARFGQPEVNLGIIPGYGGTQRLPRIVGKGLATELVLTGDMIDARRAYEIGLVNRVFPPDELMAGARALMQTIVSKAPIAVALTLKALASSDVPLDAGLREEAALFGQACGTDDFQEGVDAFLERRQAAFKGL; from the coding sequence ATGACGCTGGAAACGCTTCTGGTGGACATCGATGCCCATGGCATTGCCACCGTCACCATCAATCGCCCCGACAAGTTGAACGCGTTGAACGCTCAGGTCCTGGATGACCTGGATGCGTGGTTCACGGCCGCCGAAGCGGATCCGGACGTGCGGGGGGTGCTGATTACCGGAGCGGGCGAGAAGAGCTTCGTGGCCGGTGCCGACATCAAGCAATTCAAGCAATTGAATGCGACGTCCGGGCATGCGTTTGCACTGCGGGGGCAGGCGGTATTCAGCCGGATCGAGCAGTTTCCGAAGCCTGTCATGGCTGTCGTCAACGGATTCGCCCTCGGCGGCGGGTCGGAACTGTCGCTGGCCTGCCATCTGCGCGTCGCTTCGGAGAAGGCACGCTTCGGGCAACCTGAAGTGAACCTGGGGATCATCCCCGGATACGGTGGTACGCAGCGGTTGCCCCGGATTGTGGGCAAGGGGTTGGCCACGGAACTGGTCCTGACGGGGGACATGATCGACGCCCGACGGGCCTATGAAATCGGACTTGTGAACCGGGTATTCCCGCCCGATGAATTGATGGCGGGGGCACGGGCGCTCATGCAGACCATCGTGTCGAAGGCGCCCATTGCCGTGGCTCTTACCCTCAAGGCCCTGGCCTCCAGTGACGTCCCCCTGGACGCCGGACTCCGTGAGGAAGCCGCGCTGTTCGGTCAGGCGTGCGGTACGGACGACTTCCAGGAAGGCGTGGATGCGTTCCTTGAACGTCGCCAGGCCGCATTCAAAGGTCTATAA
- a CDS encoding thymidine phosphorylase: MNVTDLILKKRDGGALSTIEIEWLTRAYTAGDVPDYQMSAFLMAAFLKGMSDEEMGALTHAMLHSGEVLDLSDIPGIKVDKHSTGGVGDKISIPLAPIVAACGVPVPMISGRGLGHTGGTLDKLESIPGFSTSMDIPAYRRQLADLGVVMIGQTREIAPADRKLYALRDVTGTVEFIPFIAASILSKKLAEGIDALVLDVKFGSGAFMQEEARARELAETMVRLGEQFGKRTVALLTDMNEPLGRTVGNWPEIVESIEILKGEGPADVSGLTERLAAEMVVLGGRAGTLGEAVEVVRSVIADGRAFNTFRELVAAQGGDLSVVDQPASRPGSEPVATLTAPPDAGPYVSAVHARTVGRAAVRLGAGRARKEDEVDPVAGFRLHKRAGDPVAPGDLLADIHAGQLDHVDDARAMLLAAFTWSTHAPEGTPVVVDRFTDGRWS, from the coding sequence ATGAACGTCACCGATCTCATCCTGAAAAAACGTGACGGGGGCGCCTTGTCGACCATCGAAATCGAGTGGTTGACCCGCGCGTACACCGCCGGGGACGTGCCGGACTACCAGATGTCCGCCTTCCTCATGGCCGCCTTCCTGAAGGGCATGTCCGACGAGGAGATGGGGGCGCTGACGCACGCCATGTTGCATTCGGGGGAAGTCCTGGACCTGTCGGACATCCCGGGCATCAAGGTGGACAAGCACTCGACGGGCGGCGTCGGGGACAAGATCTCCATTCCGTTGGCCCCCATCGTGGCCGCGTGCGGCGTTCCCGTACCCATGATTTCGGGGCGCGGCCTGGGTCACACCGGAGGGACGCTCGACAAACTGGAGTCCATTCCCGGGTTTTCCACCAGTATGGACATTCCGGCGTACCGTAGGCAGTTGGCCGACCTCGGCGTGGTCATGATCGGCCAGACCCGTGAAATCGCTCCGGCCGACCGCAAGCTCTATGCGCTCAGGGATGTTACGGGGACAGTCGAGTTCATCCCGTTCATCGCTGCCTCCATCCTCTCGAAAAAACTGGCTGAGGGTATTGATGCCCTGGTGCTGGACGTCAAGTTCGGCTCGGGAGCGTTCATGCAGGAAGAAGCGCGTGCTCGCGAGCTGGCTGAAACCATGGTCCGTCTGGGCGAACAGTTCGGGAAGCGGACGGTGGCGCTGTTGACGGACATGAACGAACCGCTGGGTCGGACGGTCGGGAATTGGCCGGAAATCGTCGAGTCCATCGAGATCCTCAAAGGGGAAGGTCCGGCAGATGTGTCCGGTCTGACCGAGCGGCTGGCCGCTGAAATGGTGGTGCTCGGCGGTCGCGCCGGCACGCTTGGCGAGGCCGTCGAAGTCGTCCGTTCCGTGATTGCCGACGGTCGGGCCTTCAACACATTCCGGGAACTGGTCGCCGCCCAGGGCGGGGACCTGTCCGTCGTGGACCAGCCCGCCAGCCGCCCCGGATCCGAGCCCGTCGCCACCCTCACAGCCCCCCCGGATGCCGGGCCGTACGTTTCTGCCGTTCATGCCCGTACGGTGGGGCGGGCCGCCGTCCGACTCGGGGCGGGGCGTGCCCGGAAAGAGGACGAGGTCGATCCGGTGGCTGGTTTCCGCCTGCACAAGCGCGCGGGCGATCCGGTGGCACCCGGAGACCTCCTGGCCGACATCCATGCCGGTCAGCTCGATCACGTGGACGATGCCCGGGCTATGCTGCTGGCGGCCTTTACCTGGTCCACCCATGCCCCGGAAGGGACCCCGGTTGTGGTGGACCGTTTTACCGATGGTCGCTGGTCGTGA
- a CDS encoding dihydrofolate reductase, which produces MEIVIIAAVGRTNRVIGKGMDLPWHIPADLKRFKALTEGHPILMGRRTFESLVHQFGGPLKNRRNLVLASDISWPEYDNVEVFESVEEALAAADGAERLFIGGGASVYRTFLEHADRMELTLVDGQHDGDVFFPEWEHLVGTRYTETARDDRDGFSFVTYERR; this is translated from the coding sequence ATGGAGATCGTGATCATTGCCGCGGTCGGGCGGACCAACCGGGTGATCGGCAAGGGCATGGACCTGCCGTGGCATATCCCGGCTGATCTGAAGCGCTTCAAGGCCCTGACCGAAGGGCATCCCATCCTGATGGGGCGCCGCACGTTCGAATCGCTCGTCCACCAATTCGGGGGACCACTGAAGAACCGTCGCAACCTGGTGCTGGCCAGCGACATATCGTGGCCGGAATACGACAACGTGGAGGTTTTCGAGAGCGTCGAGGAAGCGCTGGCGGCCGCGGACGGGGCGGAACGGTTGTTCATCGGGGGCGGCGCCAGTGTCTACCGGACCTTCCTGGAGCACGCCGACCGGATGGAACTCACCCTGGTGGACGGACAGCACGACGGCGACGTCTTTTTCCCGGAGTGGGAGCATCTGGTGGGCACCCGCTACACGGAAACCGCCCGCGATGACCGGGACGGGTTCAGTTTCGTGACGTACGAGCGCCGCTGA
- a CDS encoding 2-oxoacid:ferredoxin oxidoreductase subunit beta encodes MADNKKKPTLPPGMGAAKKPTLPPGMGGAKKPTLPPGAKKPTLPPGAAGGDGSSALTRADFASDQDVRWCPGCGDYAILATVQRLMPELGVPRENTVFISGIGCSSRFPYYMNTYGMHSIHGRAPTIASGLKASRPELDVWIVTGDGDGLSIGGNHLIHIMRRNLNVQMILFNNQIYGLTKGQYSPTSEVGKVTKSTPFGSIDHPFNPSAVVLGADASFVARTMDRDPKHMKEMFERAHAHHGTGFVEVYQNCNIFNDGAFFQYTEKDSRPDRALYVEHGKPLTYADGKKGIRLDGFRLVSVDLESGQWSADDCLVYDETSRELATIISRVYWNPELPQPFGVFYREDRPTYEDQLHAQVQAVVKRAGKGSLNDLLTEGDTWEVH; translated from the coding sequence ATGGCTGACAACAAGAAAAAACCGACCCTGCCGCCCGGAATGGGCGCGGCAAAGAAACCCACGTTGCCGCCCGGAATGGGCGGTGCGAAGAAACCCACATTGCCCCCGGGTGCCAAGAAACCGACCCTGCCTCCCGGCGCGGCCGGTGGGGACGGAAGTTCCGCCCTGACGCGGGCGGATTTTGCGTCGGACCAGGACGTCCGGTGGTGTCCGGGATGCGGCGATTATGCCATTCTGGCCACAGTCCAGCGTCTCATGCCGGAGCTCGGCGTTCCGCGTGAGAACACGGTGTTCATTTCGGGTATCGGCTGTTCCAGTCGCTTCCCGTACTACATGAACACATACGGCATGCACTCCATCCACGGACGTGCGCCGACGATTGCCTCGGGATTGAAGGCATCCCGTCCCGAGTTGGACGTATGGATTGTCACCGGGGACGGGGACGGCCTGTCCATCGGGGGGAACCATCTCATCCACATCATGCGTCGGAACCTGAATGTGCAGATGATCCTCTTCAACAACCAGATCTACGGTCTGACGAAGGGGCAATATTCGCCGACATCCGAAGTGGGCAAGGTGACCAAGTCGACGCCGTTCGGGTCCATTGACCATCCGTTCAATCCCTCGGCCGTCGTGCTGGGTGCCGATGCCTCGTTCGTGGCCCGGACCATGGACCGCGATCCGAAGCACATGAAGGAGATGTTCGAACGGGCGCATGCCCACCACGGTACCGGTTTCGTGGAAGTCTACCAGAACTGCAACATCTTCAACGACGGGGCCTTTTTCCAGTACACGGAAAAGGATTCGCGGCCGGATCGTGCCCTCTACGTGGAGCATGGCAAGCCCCTGACGTACGCCGACGGGAAGAAGGGTATCCGTCTGGATGGATTCCGTCTGGTGTCCGTGGACCTGGAGTCGGGCCAGTGGTCAGCCGACGACTGCCTCGTGTACGACGAGACGTCGCGCGAACTGGCCACCATCATCTCGCGGGTGTACTGGAATCCGGAGTTGCCCCAACCCTTCGGCGTATTCTACCGCGAAGATCGTCCCACGTATGAGGATCAACTCCATGCGCAGGTCCAGGCCGTGGTGAAGCGGGCGGGCAAGGGGTCGTTGAACGACCTGTTGACCGAAGGGGATACCTGGGAAGTACATTGA
- a CDS encoding PspA/IM30 family protein, with product MSIWSRFTRFVKSVFGGAISALEDPKLILEQNIRELNDQVPKMNENIATVKANVMMLQKEVRKYENEIADLTSKIKAGIQAGRDDIAERYAMRLESVRENLKSSQDQLKYASLAYDKAIQVKKAFMREKERKIAEAKDALRAHERAKWQAKVADTLESFEVGGIDQTHDEMLTRLQEETARNEARMEMALDSVDTDTLRIEEDAQKLRASELVRQFKLEMGVGDTGGATAEPELDIPEQESESSGKTIGKQRTQN from the coding sequence ATGTCGATCTGGTCACGTTTCACCCGGTTCGTAAAATCCGTCTTCGGAGGCGCCATTTCGGCCCTGGAGGACCCCAAACTCATTCTGGAGCAGAACATCCGGGAACTGAACGATCAGGTCCCGAAGATGAATGAGAACATCGCCACGGTGAAAGCCAACGTGATGATGCTCCAGAAGGAGGTCCGCAAGTATGAGAATGAGATCGCGGACCTGACGTCCAAGATCAAGGCGGGCATCCAGGCTGGTCGCGATGACATCGCCGAACGCTACGCCATGCGCCTGGAATCGGTCCGTGAGAACCTGAAGAGCTCCCAGGACCAGCTCAAGTACGCCTCCCTGGCGTACGACAAGGCCATCCAGGTCAAGAAAGCCTTCATGCGCGAGAAAGAGCGCAAGATTGCGGAGGCCAAGGATGCACTCCGCGCGCACGAACGCGCGAAGTGGCAGGCCAAGGTGGCCGATACCCTCGAGTCCTTCGAAGTGGGTGGCATTGACCAGACCCACGATGAAATGCTGACGCGTCTCCAGGAAGAGACGGCCCGCAACGAAGCCCGCATGGAAATGGCCCTGGACTCGGTGGATACCGATACGCTCCGCATTGAAGAGGATGCCCAGAAGCTGCGCGCATCGGAACTGGTGCGGCAATTCAAGCTCGAGATGGGTGTGGGCGATACCGGTGGCGCGACCGCCGAGCCCGAACTTGACATTCCGGAGCAGGAGAGCGAATCATCCGGAAAAACCATCGGAAAACAGCGCACACAAAACTGA